A window from Drosophila subobscura isolate 14011-0131.10 chromosome O, UCBerk_Dsub_1.0, whole genome shotgun sequence encodes these proteins:
- the LOC117898224 gene encoding phospholipid phosphatase 5 isoform X1, with protein sequence MADSLTANLRSRKREKSIKGSDDIGSGTARIMDEETSEASNTNTQQTIMTSGKEGQDLMSSRRTVSESSSEAPEREGINASNGNSNGMWRNELKISAESSSAQPEKQQQVQHSSFRHRNERFSDLVDVVLRIALCAIFFKLETMWAFKREIHAEELWLYKNPRRPDIVKGGELLFWVIVAPLIVTVVFYVFTKDKRDFRAASWAWTLALCMNGLPTSMLKITVGRPRPDFFYRCFPDGVMVLNSSSISDGSSILDFNCTGIASDINEGRKSFPSGHSSFAFASFGLIAYYVGAKLHAFDARGRGHTWRLCIAVIPLIIATLVAVSRTCDYHHHWQDVTVGAIIGLLTGYISYRQYYPSIFGPQAGTPSIRWPRTQGNKYDKHRVADDIGSGGDILRRPLLGGKEQTKWY encoded by the exons ATGGCAGATAGCCTGACCGCAAACTTGCGAAGCCGCAAACGCGAAAAGTCAATCAAGGGCAGCGACGATATCGGAAGTGGGACTGCGCGGATTATGGACGAG GAAACAAGCGAGGCGAGCAATACCAATACCCAGCAGACCATAATGACATCGGGGAAGGAAGGTCAGGACTTGATGTCCAGTCGGCGCACAGTCAGCGAAAGCTCCTCCGAAGCGCCTGAACGAGAAGGAATCAACGCATCAAACGGAAACAGCAACGGAATGTGGCGCAATGAGCTAAAGATTAGCGCCGAAAGTTCATCCGCACAGccggagaagcagcagcaggtgcaacaCTCCAGTTTTCGACACCGGAATGAGAGATTTAGTGATTTGGTTGATGTAGTTCTTCGCATTGCCCTCTGCGCTATCTTTTT CAAACTGGAGACAATGTGGGCCTTCAAGCGGGAAATACACGCCGAGGAGCTATGGCTGTACAAGAATCCCAGGCGTCCGGACATCGTCAAGGGCGGGGAGCTGCTCTTCTGGGTGATTGTGGCTCCGCTGATTGTGACCGTTGTCTTCTATGTGTTTACCAAGGATAAGCGAGACTTTCGTGCCGCCAGCTGGGCCTGGACCCTGGCCCTGTGTATGAACGGCCTTCCCACGAGTATGCTGAAAATCACAGTCGGCCGACCCAGGCCAGACTTTTTCTATCGTTGTTTTCCCGACGGCGTAATGGTGTTGAACTCTTCGAGCATCTCGGATGGTAGTTCCATTTTAGATTTCAATTGTACAGGAATTGCGAGCGACATAAACGAGGGTCGCAAGAGCTTTCCCAGCGGACACTCATCCT TTGCCTTTGCCAGCTTTGGATTGATTGCCTACTATGTGGGCGCGAAGCTGCATGCTTTTGATGCCCGAGGACGCGGCCACACCTGGCGCCTGTGCATTGCTGTGATTCCGCTGATCATCGCCACTCTGGTGGCGGTTAGTCGCACCTGCGACTACCATCACCACTGGCAGGATGTGACTGTGGGTGCCATCATTGGTCTCCTCACAGGCTATATCAGCTATAGACAATATTATCCATCCATTTTTGGGCCCCAGGCAGGCACCCCGTCGATCCGTTGGCCCAGGACACAGGGCAATAAATATGATAAGCACAGGGTAGCAGATGATATTGGATCTGGCGGGGATATACTACGAAGGCCGCTGCTCGGTGGCAAAGAACAAACCAAATGGTACTAA
- the LOC117898224 gene encoding phospholipid phosphatase 5 isoform X2, translating to MTSGKEGQDLMSSRRTVSESSSEAPEREGINASNGNSNGMWRNELKISAESSSAQPEKQQQVQHSSFRHRNERFSDLVDVVLRIALCAIFFKLETMWAFKREIHAEELWLYKNPRRPDIVKGGELLFWVIVAPLIVTVVFYVFTKDKRDFRAASWAWTLALCMNGLPTSMLKITVGRPRPDFFYRCFPDGVMVLNSSSISDGSSILDFNCTGIASDINEGRKSFPSGHSSFAFASFGLIAYYVGAKLHAFDARGRGHTWRLCIAVIPLIIATLVAVSRTCDYHHHWQDVTVGAIIGLLTGYISYRQYYPSIFGPQAGTPSIRWPRTQGNKYDKHRVADDIGSGGDILRRPLLGGKEQTKWY from the exons ATGACATCGGGGAAGGAAGGTCAGGACTTGATGTCCAGTCGGCGCACAGTCAGCGAAAGCTCCTCCGAAGCGCCTGAACGAGAAGGAATCAACGCATCAAACGGAAACAGCAACGGAATGTGGCGCAATGAGCTAAAGATTAGCGCCGAAAGTTCATCCGCACAGccggagaagcagcagcaggtgcaacaCTCCAGTTTTCGACACCGGAATGAGAGATTTAGTGATTTGGTTGATGTAGTTCTTCGCATTGCCCTCTGCGCTATCTTTTT CAAACTGGAGACAATGTGGGCCTTCAAGCGGGAAATACACGCCGAGGAGCTATGGCTGTACAAGAATCCCAGGCGTCCGGACATCGTCAAGGGCGGGGAGCTGCTCTTCTGGGTGATTGTGGCTCCGCTGATTGTGACCGTTGTCTTCTATGTGTTTACCAAGGATAAGCGAGACTTTCGTGCCGCCAGCTGGGCCTGGACCCTGGCCCTGTGTATGAACGGCCTTCCCACGAGTATGCTGAAAATCACAGTCGGCCGACCCAGGCCAGACTTTTTCTATCGTTGTTTTCCCGACGGCGTAATGGTGTTGAACTCTTCGAGCATCTCGGATGGTAGTTCCATTTTAGATTTCAATTGTACAGGAATTGCGAGCGACATAAACGAGGGTCGCAAGAGCTTTCCCAGCGGACACTCATCCT TTGCCTTTGCCAGCTTTGGATTGATTGCCTACTATGTGGGCGCGAAGCTGCATGCTTTTGATGCCCGAGGACGCGGCCACACCTGGCGCCTGTGCATTGCTGTGATTCCGCTGATCATCGCCACTCTGGTGGCGGTTAGTCGCACCTGCGACTACCATCACCACTGGCAGGATGTGACTGTGGGTGCCATCATTGGTCTCCTCACAGGCTATATCAGCTATAGACAATATTATCCATCCATTTTTGGGCCCCAGGCAGGCACCCCGTCGATCCGTTGGCCCAGGACACAGGGCAATAAATATGATAAGCACAGGGTAGCAGATGATATTGGATCTGGCGGGGATATACTACGAAGGCCGCTGCTCGGTGGCAAAGAACAAACCAAATGGTACTAA
- the LOC117898225 gene encoding RNA-binding protein 42, whose translation MGTKRRNIEDELSRFEAEISKPPARNLFVPNQVRPIIAANTYNNVQQKLQQHPGARLTVPPPPIPPPPSFMSTFVPTGNNSSSTSPVKSMAATPVVLSSAPKLYQCRQSVHVPTVAAAPSSIDINAVQFDVTQKLKKLKAEKSGPNPIAEEAIKAARASSALQSFQTTERKKKDRKTVRIAGGTVWEDSSLADWPDDDFRIFCGDLGNDVNDEVLTRTFNKFPSFQRARVIRDKRTGKSKGFGFVSFREPADFIRAMKEMDGRYVGSRPIKLRKSTWRQRSLDVVKKKEREKQVLLQAFNSMN comes from the coding sequence ATGGGTACGAAGCGTCGCAATATCGAAGACGAGCTGTCTCGCTTCGAGGCTGAAATCTCCAAGCCACCCGCGCGGAATCTCTTTGTGCCCAACCAAGTTCGACCGATCATCGCCGCGAATACATACAACAATGTacagcagaagctgcagcagcatcctggGGCGCGCTTGACAGTACCGCCGCCGCCAATTCCACCACCCCCGTCGTTTATGTCGACCTTTGTGCCGACAGGCAACAATTCTTCATCAACATCGCCCGTCAAATCCATGGCCGCCACACCCGTGGTGCTGAGCAGCGCCCCAAAATTGTACCAGTGTCGGCAGTCAGTGCATGTGCCCACTGTGGCTGCGGCTCCGTCATCCATCGACATCAATGCCGTGCAATTCGACGTCACGCAGAAGTTGAAAAAGCTGAAAGCGGAGAAGTCCGGGCCCAATCCCATAGCCGAGGAAGCCATCAAAGCAGCGCGCGCCTCGTCCGCCTTGCAATCTTTCCAGACCACAGAGCGTAAGAAAAAAGATCGCAAGACTGTGCGGATTGCCGGCGGCACTGTCTGGGAGGACTCCTCCTTGGCCGACTGGCCCGACGATGATTTCCGCATATTCTGCGGAGATCTGGGCAACGATGTCAACGACGAGGTCCTCACGCGCACCTTTAACAAGTTCCCGTCGTTCCAAAGGGCGCGCGTGATTCGTGACAAGCGCACCGGCAAGAGCAAAGGATTCGGCTTTGTCAGCTTTCGTGAACCCGCGGATTTCATACGTGCCATGAAGGAAATGGATGGACGCTATGTCGGCAGTCGCCCGATCAAGCTACGGAAGAGCACCTGGCGGCAGCGCAGCCTGGACGTGGTCAAGAAGAAGGAGCGCGAAAAGCAGGTGCTCTTGCAGGCCTTCAATTCGATGAATTGA
- the LOC117898231 gene encoding GTP-binding protein Rheb homolog: protein MPPKERNIAIMGYRSVGKSSLSIQFVEGQFVDSYDPTIENTFTKETKVNSQEYDMKLIDTAGQDEYSIFPVQYSMDFHGYVLVYSITSQKSFEVIKIIYEKLLDVMGKKYVPVVLVGNKTDLHQERTVTTEEGKKLAESWRAAFLETSAKQNESVGDIFHQLLILIENENGNPQEKSSCIIS from the exons ATGCCACCAAAAGAACGCAATATAGCCATAATGGGCTACCGTTCCGTGG GCAAATCATCGCTCAGCATACAGTTTGTTGAAGGCCAATTCGTGGACTCGTATGACCCAACAATTGAGAATA CATTCACCAAGGAGACTAAGGTCAACTCGCAGGAGTATGATATGAAGCTGATCGATACTGCTGGCCAGGACGAATACAGCATATTCCCTGTGCAATACAGCATGGATTTCCATGGCTATGTCCTGGTCTATTCAATAACGAGTCAAAAGTCCTTTGAGGTTATCAAAATAATATACGAAAAACTTTTAGATGTGATGGGCAAAAAATA TGTACCTGTAGTGTTAGTAGGCAATAAAACCGATTTGCATCAAGAGCGAACTGTAACCACAGAGGAGGGCAAGAAACTGGCTGAATCCTGGCGAGCAGCATTTCTTGAAACATCCGCCAAACAAAATGAG TCTGTTGGAGATATATTTCATCAGCTACTGATTCTAATTGAGAACGAGAATGGTAATCCCCAGGAGAAGAGTAGCTGCATTATATCATAA
- the LOC117898218 gene encoding dihydropyrimidinase isoform X1 — MSTSPKPVKKVPIHLQSAANRVYIKNGEIVNHDKSFKADVYIEDGTIKFVGPPSEITIPGGVRTIDASGLLIIPGGIDPHTHMQLPFGGAVAVDDFYHGTKAAVAGGTTMIIDFVLPNKHESMIEAYDKWRSWADPKVCCDYGLHVGITWWSKSVSEELGILCKELGVNSFKTFMAYKGLYQLNDSDLLDVFERIRQLNGVAMVHAENGDIIAKNTQRLLAEGINGPEGHELSRPEEVEAEAVHRACVLAHQSDCPLYVVHVMSKSAGIELARARQRYRGRYIMGETLAAALGTDATCCFHMGYEHEAAHVLSPPLRPDPTTREFLMKLLANDDLQLTGSDNCTFNKDQKAKGKGDFTKIPNGVNGVEDRMSLVWEKGVQAGLLDPCRFVAVTSTNAAKIFNIYPQKGRIAVGSDADIVIWNPNATRTISKDTHHQACDFNIFEGMTVHGVCEFVLVRGRICAERGQVRVAEGFGRFIPTPVRPPFVYDIIEGKVQSAVQEDHPEERQNGGGNSVAKKFAELDIQIPIQEPISAMLAGNLAMPAEGSLCSTPSVRGRVDGKHDMQQSSFSISEELDRGGVRACIKVKNPPGGKSSGFW; from the exons ATGTCGACCAGCCCAAAACCGGTTAAGAAGGTACCGATTCACTTGCAGAGCGCTGCCAATCGTGTTTACATCAAGAATG GCGAGATCGTGAACCATGATAAATCGTTCAAAGCGGACGTCTACATTGAGGATGGAACTATCAA GTTTGTGGGACCCCCGTCGGAGATTACGATACCCGGCGGCGTGCGTACCATTGACGCCAGTGGGCTGCTAATCATACCCGGTGGCATCGATCCCCATACGCACATGCAGCTGCCTTTCGGTGGCGCTGTGGCCGTCGATGATTTCTATCACGGCACCAAGGCTGCCGTTGCTGGGGGCACCACCATGATAA TCGACTTTGTGCTGCCCAATAAACACGAGTCGATGATAGAGGCGTACGACAAGTGGCGCAGCTGGGCCGATCCCAAGGTCTGCTGCGACTATGGCCTACATGTGGGCATCACCTGGTGGTCCAAATCTGTCTCCGAGGAGCTGGGCATTCTGTGCAAAGAGCTGGGAGTCAATTCCTTCAAAACATTCATGGCCTACAAGGGTCTCTATCAG CTTAACGATTCAGACCTGTTGGATGTGTTTGAGCGTATTCGGCAATTGAATGGCGTGGCTATG GTGCATGCTGAAAATGGCGACATTATTGCAAAGAATACGCAACGTCTGCTGGCCGAAGGCATTAATGGACCGGAAGGCCATGAACTCTCACGACCAGAGGAAGTGGAGGCCGAGGCGGTGCATCGCGCCTGCGTTCTGGCCCATCAG TCCGATTGCCCGCTGTATGTGGTTCATGTGATGAGCAAATCGGCGGGCATtgagctggccagagcacGGCAACGGTATAGAGGTCGATACATAATGGGAGAGACCCTGGCCGCGGCTTTGGGCACTGACGCCACATGCTGCTTCCACATGGGCTACGAACATGAGGCGGCGCATGTGCTCAGCCCACCATTGAGGCCCGATCCGACGACACGAGAATTCTTGATGAAGCTCCTGGCTAA CGATGACCTGCAGCTGACGGGCAGCGACAACTGCACGTTCAACAAGGATCAGAAGGCAAAGGGCAAGGGAGACTTCACCAAGATACCGAATGGTGTCAATGGTGTTGAGGATCGCATGTCCTTGGTGTGGGAGAAGGGTGTACAGGCGGGACTACTCGATCCCTGCCGCTTTGTGGCCGTGACCAGCACGAATGCTGCGAAGATCTTCAACATTTATCCACAGAAGGGACGCATTG CTGTCGGATCGGATGCCGATATTGTGATCTGGAATCCGAATGCCACCCGCACCATTTCCAAGGACACGCACCATCAGGCCTGTGACTTCAACATCTTCGAGGGCATGACCGTTCACGGTGTCTGCGAGTTTGTCCTGGTGCGTGGACGCATCTGTGCCGAACGAGGGCAGGTGCGTGTGGCGGAGGGCTTTGGTCGCTTCATCCCTACGCCGGTTCGTCCGCCCTTTGTCTATGACATTATCGAGGGCAAAGTGCAGTCGGCAGTGCAGGAGGACCATCCCGAGGAGCGTCAGAACGGTGGCGGCAACAGCGTGGCCAAGAAGTTTGCCGAACTGGACATCCAGATACCCATTCAAGAGCCAATTAGCGCCATGCTGGCTGGCAACCTGGCCATGCCCGCAGAGGGTTCCCTCTGCAGTACACCCTCGGTGCGTGGACGTGTCGATGGCAAGCACGACATGCAACAGTCATCCTTTTCGATTAGCG AGGAACTCGATAGGGGTGGTGTGAGGGCCTGCATTAAGGTGAAGAACCCACCTGGCGGCAAGTCTTCCGGCTTCTGGTAG
- the LOC117898218 gene encoding dihydropyrimidinase isoform X2: protein MSTSPKPVKKVPIHLQSAANRVYIKNGEIVNHDKSFKADVYIEDGTIKFVGPPSEITIPGGVRTIDASGLLIIPGGIDPHTHMQLPFGGAVAVDDFYHGTKAAVAGGTTMIIDFVLPNKHESMIEAYDKWRSWADPKVCCDYGLHVGITWWSKSVSEELGILCKELGVNSFKTFMAYKGLYQLNDSDLLDVFERIRQLNGVAMVHAENGDIIAKNTQRLLAEGINGPEGHELSRPEEVEAEAVHRACVLAHQMKTPLFVSGLTSKSSAELVGRARRSGYCVFGETLASSIGRSMSGVAKGERIYYITSPPIRESAETPRQLMKSLAYDDLQLTGSDNCTFNKDQKAKGKGDFTKIPNGVNGVEDRMSLVWEKGVQAGLLDPCRFVAVTSTNAAKIFNIYPQKGRIAVGSDADIVIWNPNATRTISKDTHHQACDFNIFEGMTVHGVCEFVLVRGRICAERGQVRVAEGFGRFIPTPVRPPFVYDIIEGKVQSAVQEDHPEERQNGGGNSVAKKFAELDIQIPIQEPISAMLAGNLAMPAEGSLCSTPSVRGRVDGKHDMQQSSFSISEELDRGGVRACIKVKNPPGGKSSGFW, encoded by the exons ATGTCGACCAGCCCAAAACCGGTTAAGAAGGTACCGATTCACTTGCAGAGCGCTGCCAATCGTGTTTACATCAAGAATG GCGAGATCGTGAACCATGATAAATCGTTCAAAGCGGACGTCTACATTGAGGATGGAACTATCAA GTTTGTGGGACCCCCGTCGGAGATTACGATACCCGGCGGCGTGCGTACCATTGACGCCAGTGGGCTGCTAATCATACCCGGTGGCATCGATCCCCATACGCACATGCAGCTGCCTTTCGGTGGCGCTGTGGCCGTCGATGATTTCTATCACGGCACCAAGGCTGCCGTTGCTGGGGGCACCACCATGATAA TCGACTTTGTGCTGCCCAATAAACACGAGTCGATGATAGAGGCGTACGACAAGTGGCGCAGCTGGGCCGATCCCAAGGTCTGCTGCGACTATGGCCTACATGTGGGCATCACCTGGTGGTCCAAATCTGTCTCCGAGGAGCTGGGCATTCTGTGCAAAGAGCTGGGAGTCAATTCCTTCAAAACATTCATGGCCTACAAGGGTCTCTATCAG CTTAACGATTCAGACCTGTTGGATGTGTTTGAGCGTATTCGGCAATTGAATGGCGTGGCTATG GTGCATGCTGAAAATGGCGACATTATTGCAAAGAATACGCAACGTCTGCTGGCCGAAGGCATTAATGGACCGGAAGGCCATGAACTCTCACGACCAGAGGAAGTGGAGGCCGAGGCGGTGCATCGCGCCTGCGTTCTGGCCCATCAG ATGAAGACGCCGCTCTTTGTGTCCGGCCTGACCAGCAAATCCTCCGCCGAGCTTGTCGGCCGTGCCCGCCGCAGTGGCTACTGCGTCTTTGGCGAGACGCTGGCCAGCTCCATTGGCCGTTCGATGAGTGGCGTGGCCAAGGGGGAGCGCATCTACTACATCACCAGTCCGCCGATACGCGAGTCCGCCGAAACGCCAAGGCAGCTCATGAAGTCGTTGGCGTA CGATGACCTGCAGCTGACGGGCAGCGACAACTGCACGTTCAACAAGGATCAGAAGGCAAAGGGCAAGGGAGACTTCACCAAGATACCGAATGGTGTCAATGGTGTTGAGGATCGCATGTCCTTGGTGTGGGAGAAGGGTGTACAGGCGGGACTACTCGATCCCTGCCGCTTTGTGGCCGTGACCAGCACGAATGCTGCGAAGATCTTCAACATTTATCCACAGAAGGGACGCATTG CTGTCGGATCGGATGCCGATATTGTGATCTGGAATCCGAATGCCACCCGCACCATTTCCAAGGACACGCACCATCAGGCCTGTGACTTCAACATCTTCGAGGGCATGACCGTTCACGGTGTCTGCGAGTTTGTCCTGGTGCGTGGACGCATCTGTGCCGAACGAGGGCAGGTGCGTGTGGCGGAGGGCTTTGGTCGCTTCATCCCTACGCCGGTTCGTCCGCCCTTTGTCTATGACATTATCGAGGGCAAAGTGCAGTCGGCAGTGCAGGAGGACCATCCCGAGGAGCGTCAGAACGGTGGCGGCAACAGCGTGGCCAAGAAGTTTGCCGAACTGGACATCCAGATACCCATTCAAGAGCCAATTAGCGCCATGCTGGCTGGCAACCTGGCCATGCCCGCAGAGGGTTCCCTCTGCAGTACACCCTCGGTGCGTGGACGTGTCGATGGCAAGCACGACATGCAACAGTCATCCTTTTCGATTAGCG AGGAACTCGATAGGGGTGGTGTGAGGGCCTGCATTAAGGTGAAGAACCCACCTGGCGGCAAGTCTTCCGGCTTCTGGTAG
- the LOC117898218 gene encoding dihydropyrimidinase isoform X4 gives MSTSPKPVKKVPIHLQSAANRVYIKNGEIVNHDKSFKADVYIEDGTIKFVGPPSEITIPGGVRTIDASGLLIIPGGIDPHTHMQLPFGGAVAVDDFYHGTKAAVAGGTTMIIDFVLPNKHESMIEAYDKWRSWADPKVCCDYGLHVGITWWSKSVSEELGILCKELGVNSFKTFMAYKGLYQLNDSDLLDVFERIRQLNGVAMVHAENGDIIAKNTQRLLAEGINGPEGHELSRPEEVEAEAVHRACVLAHQSDCPLYVVHVMSKSAGIELARARQRYRGRYIMGETLAAALGTDATCCFHMGYEHEAAHVLSPPLRPDPTTREFLMKLLAK, from the exons ATGTCGACCAGCCCAAAACCGGTTAAGAAGGTACCGATTCACTTGCAGAGCGCTGCCAATCGTGTTTACATCAAGAATG GCGAGATCGTGAACCATGATAAATCGTTCAAAGCGGACGTCTACATTGAGGATGGAACTATCAA GTTTGTGGGACCCCCGTCGGAGATTACGATACCCGGCGGCGTGCGTACCATTGACGCCAGTGGGCTGCTAATCATACCCGGTGGCATCGATCCCCATACGCACATGCAGCTGCCTTTCGGTGGCGCTGTGGCCGTCGATGATTTCTATCACGGCACCAAGGCTGCCGTTGCTGGGGGCACCACCATGATAA TCGACTTTGTGCTGCCCAATAAACACGAGTCGATGATAGAGGCGTACGACAAGTGGCGCAGCTGGGCCGATCCCAAGGTCTGCTGCGACTATGGCCTACATGTGGGCATCACCTGGTGGTCCAAATCTGTCTCCGAGGAGCTGGGCATTCTGTGCAAAGAGCTGGGAGTCAATTCCTTCAAAACATTCATGGCCTACAAGGGTCTCTATCAG CTTAACGATTCAGACCTGTTGGATGTGTTTGAGCGTATTCGGCAATTGAATGGCGTGGCTATG GTGCATGCTGAAAATGGCGACATTATTGCAAAGAATACGCAACGTCTGCTGGCCGAAGGCATTAATGGACCGGAAGGCCATGAACTCTCACGACCAGAGGAAGTGGAGGCCGAGGCGGTGCATCGCGCCTGCGTTCTGGCCCATCAG TCCGATTGCCCGCTGTATGTGGTTCATGTGATGAGCAAATCGGCGGGCATtgagctggccagagcacGGCAACGGTATAGAGGTCGATACATAATGGGAGAGACCCTGGCCGCGGCTTTGGGCACTGACGCCACATGCTGCTTCCACATGGGCTACGAACATGAGGCGGCGCATGTGCTCAGCCCACCATTGAGGCCCGATCCGACGACACGAGAATTCTTGATGAAGCTCCTGGCTAA ATGA
- the LOC117898218 gene encoding dihydropyrimidinase 2 isoform X3, which translates to MKTPLFVSGLTSKSSAELVGRARRSGYCVFGETLASSIGRSMSGVAKGERIYYITSPPIRESAETPRQLMKSLAYDDLQLTGSDNCTFNKDQKAKGKGDFTKIPNGVNGVEDRMSLVWEKGVQAGLLDPCRFVAVTSTNAAKIFNIYPQKGRIAVGSDADIVIWNPNATRTISKDTHHQACDFNIFEGMTVHGVCEFVLVRGRICAERGQVRVAEGFGRFIPTPVRPPFVYDIIEGKVQSAVQEDHPEERQNGGGNSVAKKFAELDIQIPIQEPISAMLAGNLAMPAEGSLCSTPSVRGRVDGKHDMQQSSFSISEELDRGGVRACIKVKNPPGGKSSGFW; encoded by the exons ATGAAGACGCCGCTCTTTGTGTCCGGCCTGACCAGCAAATCCTCCGCCGAGCTTGTCGGCCGTGCCCGCCGCAGTGGCTACTGCGTCTTTGGCGAGACGCTGGCCAGCTCCATTGGCCGTTCGATGAGTGGCGTGGCCAAGGGGGAGCGCATCTACTACATCACCAGTCCGCCGATACGCGAGTCCGCCGAAACGCCAAGGCAGCTCATGAAGTCGTTGGCGTA CGATGACCTGCAGCTGACGGGCAGCGACAACTGCACGTTCAACAAGGATCAGAAGGCAAAGGGCAAGGGAGACTTCACCAAGATACCGAATGGTGTCAATGGTGTTGAGGATCGCATGTCCTTGGTGTGGGAGAAGGGTGTACAGGCGGGACTACTCGATCCCTGCCGCTTTGTGGCCGTGACCAGCACGAATGCTGCGAAGATCTTCAACATTTATCCACAGAAGGGACGCATTG CTGTCGGATCGGATGCCGATATTGTGATCTGGAATCCGAATGCCACCCGCACCATTTCCAAGGACACGCACCATCAGGCCTGTGACTTCAACATCTTCGAGGGCATGACCGTTCACGGTGTCTGCGAGTTTGTCCTGGTGCGTGGACGCATCTGTGCCGAACGAGGGCAGGTGCGTGTGGCGGAGGGCTTTGGTCGCTTCATCCCTACGCCGGTTCGTCCGCCCTTTGTCTATGACATTATCGAGGGCAAAGTGCAGTCGGCAGTGCAGGAGGACCATCCCGAGGAGCGTCAGAACGGTGGCGGCAACAGCGTGGCCAAGAAGTTTGCCGAACTGGACATCCAGATACCCATTCAAGAGCCAATTAGCGCCATGCTGGCTGGCAACCTGGCCATGCCCGCAGAGGGTTCCCTCTGCAGTACACCCTCGGTGCGTGGACGTGTCGATGGCAAGCACGACATGCAACAGTCATCCTTTTCGATTAGCG AGGAACTCGATAGGGGTGGTGTGAGGGCCTGCATTAAGGTGAAGAACCCACCTGGCGGCAAGTCTTCCGGCTTCTGGTAG